The Bacillota bacterium genome includes the window GGAGGGCTCCAGCATCTACCTGCGCCCCGGCATGCGCCTGCCGCTGCGCGACCTCCTGTACGGGCTCCTGCTGGAGTCGGGCAACGACGCCGCCCGCGCCATCGCCGAGGCGGTGGCGGGAAGCGAGAGCCACTTCGCCCAGCTGATGAACGCCGAGGCGGCCCGTCTGGGCGCCCGTCACACCCGCTTCACCAACGCCAGCGGGCTGCCCGACGCGCGTCACGTCACCACCGCGGTGGACATGGCGCTCATCACCCGGGCGGCGCTCCTGGACCCCACCCTGCGCCAGATCGTCTCCACGCCGGTCTGGCGCGTCCGCTGGCCGGACGGCTCCGTCCACCTCTTTCTCAACCACAACCGGCTGCTCGGGCGGCCGCTGGACGGGGTGAAGACGGGCTACACGCGGGCCGCCGGCAACACCTTCGTCGGCTCCGCCACCCGCGACGGCTGGCAGCTGGCGGTGGTGCTCCTGCGCGACAACTTCTACGGCCAGTACGAGGACACGCTGCGGCTGCTGGAGTGGGGCTGGAGCCGCTTCCGCCGCGTCCCCGTCCCCGCGCTGGCGCGGCCCTACCGCCTGCCCACCG containing:
- a CDS encoding D-alanyl-D-alanine carboxypeptidase encodes the protein MIGRCHVARRGRPRRPRSWEHFLLGLALVLGAAAPAHAQAPAAGPAPAPELQAGSAALIDVASGRLLYAKNGQLPGYPASITKILTALVAVHKLDLSTPVEVSPWAARAEGSSIYLRPGMRLPLRDLLYGLLLESGNDAARAIAEAVAGSESHFAQLMNAEAARLGARHTRFTNASGLPDARHVTTAVDMALITRAALLDPTLRQIVSTPVWRVRWPDGSVHLFLNHNRLLGRPLDGVKTGYTRAAGNTFVGSATRDGWQLAVVLLRDNFYGQYEDTLRLLEWGWSRFRRVPVPALARPYRLPTGDGRSVLLTAASPQPFLLPVLPGEEGRIRVQRLLPAAWPPRLAAGEVVGEAVVWVGDRPAAEVPLVTALALEPPGGGR